Proteins found in one Patescibacteria group bacterium genomic segment:
- a CDS encoding radical SAM protein translates to MEKQFGIYPKLFKKLFKGTFSGAKHLILRSGEKTSLKPRWMWFEATDKCNSRCTHCSIWKKKPTENSLTPQEIERTFKDPVFSDLKYIIISGGEVVLRPDIVEFYLAINKALPHAQLHLSTNGIAVDRVIKVVNEVISHDIPLKVGVSIDGIGEKHDSVRGVKGNFRNADRLLKELVALRKNTNKVFPVIGYTLSNLTIDSFEDVKDYAEKMQVGLVVQWFSESSFYDNVGRDLVDKKHLGEKMIKIVESLPTEPLNDMWINWLKGGSIKFNCFGMYTFCVLKCNGDIVPCLSLWETSAGNVREKTPTEIWNSLEAKNARKCVKNCKGCLNSWGVGWSFSSSFFPNLMFNFKHLDLLLKKLTGKFYKK, encoded by the coding sequence ATGGAAAAACAATTTGGTATCTACCCTAAACTTTTTAAAAAACTTTTTAAAGGTACGTTTTCAGGAGCTAAACACTTAATTTTAAGAAGTGGGGAAAAAACTTCTCTTAAGCCAAGATGGATGTGGTTTGAAGCTACTGATAAGTGCAATTCTCGTTGTACCCATTGTAGTATATGGAAAAAAAAGCCAACAGAAAATTCATTAACTCCACAAGAGATAGAACGCACATTTAAAGACCCTGTTTTTTCTGATTTGAAATATATTATAATTTCTGGAGGAGAAGTGGTTCTACGTCCAGATATTGTAGAATTTTATCTTGCAATAAATAAAGCCTTGCCACATGCTCAGTTGCACTTAAGCACCAATGGTATAGCTGTAGACAGGGTAATTAAAGTAGTTAATGAGGTTATTTCTCACGACATTCCTTTAAAAGTCGGAGTTTCAATAGATGGAATCGGAGAGAAGCATGATTCAGTAAGAGGCGTTAAAGGCAACTTTAGAAATGCAGACAGATTATTAAAAGAATTAGTGGCTTTAAGGAAAAATACAAATAAAGTTTTTCCAGTAATTGGATATACTCTTTCAAATTTAACAATTGATTCTTTTGAAGATGTCAAAGACTATGCTGAAAAAATGCAAGTAGGATTGGTGGTTCAATGGTTTAGTGAATCTTCATTTTATGATAATGTTGGAAGAGATTTAGTTGACAAGAAACATCTTGGCGAGAAAATGATAAAAATTGTAGAATCTCTTCCTACCGAACCTCTTAATGACATGTGGATTAATTGGCTAAAAGGAGGTTCGATTAAATTTAATTGTTTCGGTATGTATACATTTTGCGTTCTGAAATGCAATGGAGACATTGTTCCTTGCTTGAGTTTATGGGAGACTAGTGCTGGGAATGTAAGAGAAAAAACTCCTACCGAAATATGGAACAGTTTAGAAGCTAAAAATGCCAGGAAATGTGTAAAGAATTGTAAAGGATGTTTAAATTCTTGGGGCGTAGGATGGAGTTTTTCTTCTAGCTTTTTCCCTAATTTAATGTTTAATTTTAAACATCTAGACCTTCTTCTAAAAAAACTCACAGGAAAATTTTATAAAAAATAA